Proteins encoded together in one Catellatospora citrea window:
- a CDS encoding DUF6230 family protein produces the protein MKDSQGNLVLGRTRWRRFAAVVIPATIAVSGLMAGVANGAVPVTFHVSGQTAKISADVLVAEGFSQYGGVVTEKNGTPHPVAMSAIKDATLTNLCQSVTTPIPGLGAVTLFIRAGREKGAPVTAENLLIGMDKLEGDAVFTNINIGADASELTAGGPHHGQAGLFGQEADRADIAGVKQVARLTQAGTFSLHGLSLTVSMDSTGCFAD, from the coding sequence GTGAAGGACTCGCAAGGCAATCTGGTACTGGGGCGTACCAGATGGCGGCGCTTCGCCGCCGTGGTGATCCCGGCGACCATCGCGGTCTCCGGCCTGATGGCCGGCGTGGCCAACGGCGCCGTCCCGGTCACCTTCCACGTCTCCGGGCAGACCGCCAAGATCTCGGCGGACGTCCTGGTGGCCGAGGGCTTCAGCCAGTACGGCGGCGTAGTCACCGAGAAGAACGGCACGCCGCACCCGGTGGCGATGTCGGCGATCAAGGACGCGACGCTGACCAACCTGTGCCAGTCGGTGACCACGCCGATCCCGGGCCTGGGCGCCGTCACGCTGTTCATCCGGGCCGGCCGCGAGAAGGGCGCGCCGGTGACGGCGGAGAACCTGCTCATCGGCATGGACAAGCTGGAGGGCGACGCCGTCTTCACCAACATCAACATCGGTGCGGACGCGTCGGAGCTGACCGCCGGCGGTCCGCACCACGGCCAGGCCGGCCTGTTCGGTCAGGAGGCCGACCGCGCCGACATCGCGGGCGTCAAGCAGGTCGCGCGGCTGACCCAGGCCGGCACGTTCTCGCTGCACGGCCTGTCGCTGACGGTTTCCATGGACAG